A genomic window from Halorubrum trapanicum includes:
- a CDS encoding TRAP transporter fused permease subunit yields MDTQSEQQTDPTGWLRGLDVGVTLIAVLFWVTVLWWAYTQQWSPVKYAVLFVGGIMTVYALNETRESLEEGSRIDALVLLPSAGVLITASFYFFLNFETVYLLRQGFASEHEYMLARLIIISLLYLTWREFGNLFLGLVIGVMLYAMFGDAVPGVLGHAGMSQLTLLQATVTDLYGFYGSLTQLTASWIAPFLLYAGLLFAYGAFDLILRLAIVAAGRIRSGVAQTAVLSSAVIGSINGSYTANAAMTGSFTIPTMKESGMSGHRAAGIEAVASTAGQVLPPVMGASAFVMASYLGVAYLNIVVAGLVPAAILVASIAIAVHYTAISDSSDQDMEFSEFFDETLSRNEKVAEALRFGVPFGVLIYYLGFAQYTVMTSAMYTVFAMMLTGVLMPPLQRLVDGSGVSPVSEFVTQVKNTIHGFRRGAIILAPIAIILVVISGVVNLFSTTGVPAKIALLMINLSGGVLLFAVLLGMAVAIVMGVGMPTVAAYVIVAILIVPTFVSEFGVAEITAHYTMFYAAILAGITPPVATAAVVAAGIAEANFWRTCGAALKIAAPLFVLPVAFVYNPGLISMSPGLNTLLVGLLVVIGAISIIYGLNYPFEMSVGRIILTRSALTVLGVLIMTYPMMIVKVAGIAVFVAVFVAEKVMVRGLESPFVSEVKQ; encoded by the coding sequence ATGGATACACAATCCGAACAACAGACCGATCCCACGGGGTGGCTACGAGGCCTCGACGTCGGTGTCACGCTCATAGCCGTCCTGTTCTGGGTGACCGTCCTCTGGTGGGCGTACACCCAACAGTGGTCGCCGGTCAAGTACGCCGTGCTGTTCGTCGGCGGCATCATGACGGTGTACGCCCTCAACGAAACCCGCGAATCGCTCGAAGAAGGCAGTCGGATAGACGCCTTAGTGTTGCTACCGTCGGCCGGCGTGCTCATCACAGCGTCCTTCTACTTCTTCCTGAACTTCGAGACGGTCTATCTCCTGCGTCAGGGGTTCGCCAGCGAACACGAGTACATGCTCGCGCGGCTCATCATCATCTCGCTGCTGTACCTCACGTGGCGCGAGTTCGGGAACCTGTTCCTCGGGCTCGTCATCGGCGTGATGCTGTACGCGATGTTCGGCGACGCCGTCCCCGGCGTCCTCGGGCACGCCGGGATGAGCCAGCTAACCCTCCTACAGGCGACGGTCACGGACCTGTACGGGTTCTACGGCTCGCTCACGCAGCTGACCGCGTCCTGGATCGCACCGTTCCTCCTGTACGCCGGGCTGCTGTTCGCGTACGGCGCGTTCGATCTGATTCTCCGGCTCGCCATCGTCGCGGCCGGACGCATCCGATCGGGCGTGGCACAGACGGCCGTGCTCTCCTCGGCGGTCATCGGCTCCATCAACGGCTCGTACACCGCGAACGCCGCCATGACTGGGTCGTTCACGATTCCGACGATGAAGGAGAGCGGGATGTCCGGCCACCGCGCGGCCGGCATCGAGGCCGTCGCCTCGACCGCGGGGCAGGTGCTCCCGCCGGTTATGGGGGCCTCCGCGTTCGTGATGGCGTCGTACCTCGGCGTGGCGTACCTCAACATCGTCGTCGCGGGGCTGGTTCCCGCGGCGATCCTGGTCGCGTCGATCGCCATCGCGGTCCACTACACCGCGATCAGCGACTCCAGCGACCAGGACATGGAGTTCTCGGAGTTCTTCGACGAGACGCTCTCGCGCAACGAAAAGGTCGCCGAGGCGCTCCGGTTCGGCGTCCCGTTCGGCGTCCTGATCTACTACCTCGGCTTCGCCCAGTACACGGTGATGACGTCGGCGATGTACACCGTGTTCGCGATGATGCTCACGGGCGTTCTGATGCCGCCGCTCCAGCGACTCGTCGACGGTTCGGGCGTCTCGCCGGTCTCGGAGTTCGTCACGCAGGTCAAGAACACGATTCACGGCTTCCGGCGAGGGGCCATCATCCTCGCGCCCATCGCCATCATCCTCGTGGTCATCAGCGGCGTCGTGAACCTGTTCTCGACGACCGGCGTTCCCGCGAAGATCGCGCTGCTGATGATCAACCTCTCCGGCGGCGTGCTGCTGTTCGCGGTGCTGCTCGGCATGGCCGTCGCCATCGTGATGGGCGTCGGGATGCCGACGGTCGCGGCGTACGTCATCGTCGCCATCCTCATCGTCCCGACGTTCGTCTCCGAGTTCGGCGTGGCGGAGATCACCGCTCACTACACGATGTTCTACGCGGCCATCTTGGCGGGCATCACACCGCCGGTGGCGACGGCGGCCGTCGTCGCGGCGGGCATCGCGGAGGCGAACTTCTGGCGGACCTGCGGAGCGGCGCTGAAGATCGCCGCCCCGCTGTTCGTCCTCCCCGTCGCGTTCGTCTACAACCCCGGTCTGATTTCGATGTCTCCCGGCCTCAACACGCTCTTGGTCGGCCTCCTGGTCGTGATTGGCGCCATCTCCATAATCTACGGACTGAACTACCCGTTCGAGATGTCCGTCGGGCGCATAATCCTCACCCGGAGTGCGCTCACGGTGCTCGGCGTACTCATTATGACGTACCCGATGATGATCGTGAAGGTCGCAGGCATCGCCGTCTTCGTCGCCGTCTTCGTCGCCGAGAAGGTGATGGTTCGCGGTCTCGAGAGCCCGTTCGTCAGTGAGGTGAAACAATGA
- a CDS encoding fumarylacetoacetate hydrolase family protein translates to MKYLARTATGEPLLGGEDGYVPLGAVEPDLETVRDALPRAAAGDLGDAADAPADPVPAADVSFGAPLESFGKLWGIGLNYEEHAGDLDEQRPEEPASFMKPSSVLTGPGGPIRLPPESQSERVTAEAELAVVMGRTCRNVDEGNVDDVVAGFLPVIDMTAEDVLQRNPRFLTRAKSYDTFLVPGAAIAVPEGPLDLEGLSVRTEVNGDVRAENEIRNMLFPPAEIVSFHSDVMTLAPGDLFSTGTPGAAPIDPGDEVRAVVESIGTVSAPVTR, encoded by the coding sequence ATGAAGTACCTCGCGCGCACGGCGACCGGCGAGCCCCTCCTCGGCGGCGAGGACGGATACGTTCCGCTCGGCGCCGTCGAGCCGGACCTGGAGACGGTCCGCGACGCGCTCCCGCGGGCGGCCGCGGGCGACCTGGGGGACGCGGCCGACGCGCCCGCGGACCCCGTCCCGGCGGCGGACGTGTCGTTCGGCGCGCCCCTGGAGTCGTTCGGGAAGCTGTGGGGGATCGGCCTGAACTACGAGGAGCACGCCGGAGACCTCGACGAGCAGCGCCCCGAGGAGCCGGCGAGCTTCATGAAGCCGTCGTCGGTGCTCACGGGGCCGGGCGGGCCGATCCGGCTGCCGCCGGAGTCGCAGAGCGAGCGGGTGACCGCCGAGGCCGAGCTGGCGGTCGTGATGGGCCGAACCTGTCGGAACGTCGACGAGGGCAACGTCGACGACGTGGTCGCGGGGTTCCTCCCCGTGATCGACATGACCGCCGAGGACGTGCTTCAGCGGAACCCGCGCTTCCTCACGCGGGCGAAGAGCTACGACACGTTCCTCGTCCCAGGCGCCGCCATCGCGGTGCCGGAAGGGCCGCTCGACCTCGAGGGGCTCTCCGTGCGGACGGAGGTCAACGGGGACGTGCGGGCCGAAAACGAGATCCGGAACATGCTGTTCCCGCCGGCGGAGATCGTCTCGTTCCACTCCGACGTGATGACGCTGGCGCCGGGCGACCTGTTCAGCACCGGGACGCCCGGCGCGGCGCCGATCGACCCCGGCGACGAGGTGCGGGCGGTCGTCGAGTCGATCGGGACCGTCAGCGCGCCGGTGACGCGGTAG
- a CDS encoding mandelate racemase/muconate lactonizing enzyme family protein, producing MEITEVESFPIKLPLESPVSFSNRTLTYRDHAITYVRTDTGHEGVGYSLGYEGAGLIADAVESLLEPLLVGEDPRDTERLWHEMYEGNVQIGRTGLFLRAISTVDIALWDVKAKAAGMPLHKLLGGHSESVPSYASGGYYRDEKGHEALRGEMRRYLDEGHDVVKMKVGRLSADEEAERVAAVRDEIGDDRTLLLDANGVWESSTEALRNCRAFAPYDPYFIEEPVMIDRVDTMAEVNDGLDYPVATGELEGTRHNFARLADTGAATILQPDVTVCGGVTEWLKIANHASAYDVQIAPHYNWNIHASLLGAIENGLWVEYFYRDMDVKAFDDVVADPVEPGDDGTIDLPDRPGHGVPLDKDALQRFKDE from the coding sequence ATGGAGATAACCGAAGTCGAGTCGTTCCCGATCAAGCTGCCGCTGGAGTCTCCCGTCTCCTTCTCCAACCGGACGCTGACCTACCGGGACCACGCGATCACGTACGTGCGGACCGACACCGGCCACGAGGGAGTCGGCTACTCGCTGGGGTACGAGGGGGCCGGCCTCATCGCCGACGCGGTCGAGTCGCTGCTCGAACCGCTCCTCGTCGGCGAGGACCCCCGCGACACCGAGCGCCTGTGGCACGAGATGTACGAGGGGAACGTCCAGATCGGCCGGACCGGGCTCTTCTTACGCGCCATCTCCACCGTCGACATCGCGCTCTGGGACGTGAAGGCGAAGGCCGCGGGGATGCCGCTTCACAAGCTGCTCGGCGGCCACTCCGAGTCGGTGCCGTCGTACGCCAGCGGCGGCTACTACCGCGACGAGAAGGGCCACGAGGCGCTCCGCGGCGAGATGCGGCGCTACCTCGACGAGGGCCACGACGTCGTGAAGATGAAGGTCGGCCGCCTCTCGGCCGACGAGGAGGCCGAGCGCGTCGCCGCCGTGCGCGACGAGATCGGCGACGACCGCACGCTGCTGCTCGACGCCAACGGCGTCTGGGAGTCCAGCACCGAGGCGCTCCGCAACTGCCGGGCGTTCGCGCCGTACGACCCGTACTTCATCGAGGAGCCGGTGATGATCGACCGCGTCGACACGATGGCCGAGGTGAACGACGGGCTCGACTACCCGGTCGCCACCGGCGAACTGGAGGGGACGCGGCACAACTTCGCCCGGCTCGCCGACACGGGTGCGGCGACGATCCTCCAGCCCGACGTCACCGTCTGCGGCGGCGTCACGGAGTGGCTGAAGATCGCGAACCACGCCTCGGCGTACGACGTCCAGATCGCGCCCCACTACAACTGGAACATCCACGCCTCCCTGCTCGGGGCCATCGAGAACGGCCTCTGGGTGGAGTACTTCTACCGCGACATGGACGTGAAGGCGTTCGACGACGTGGTCGCCGACCCGGTCGAGCCCGGGGACGACGGGACCATCGACCTCCCCGACCGCCCCGGCCACGGCGTCCCGCTCGACAAAGACGCGCTCCAGCGGTTCAAAGACGAATGA
- a CDS encoding SDR family oxidoreductase, producing MDLQIDGNAALVTASSSGLGKASAKALAREGVDVVINGRDEERLADAKEEVEAVATGEVVAHSADLTDADEVAALVEATVDEFGTIDHLVTSAGGPPSGAFLDTDDEDWQHAYDLLVMSVVRLARESYPHLKEGDGGTIVNITSRSVKEAIDSLVLSNSVRMSVIGLEKTLSKEFAPEVRANAVLPGPHETSRIRDLVEAAVERGDYDSYEEGLDDWAGNPLERIGDPMELGNTVAFLSSPKSGYVNGTALPIDGGSTGANL from the coding sequence ATGGACCTACAGATCGACGGGAACGCGGCGCTCGTCACCGCATCGTCCAGCGGACTCGGCAAGGCATCGGCGAAGGCGCTCGCCCGGGAGGGCGTCGACGTCGTCATCAACGGTCGCGACGAGGAGCGGCTGGCGGACGCGAAGGAGGAGGTCGAGGCCGTCGCGACCGGCGAGGTCGTCGCCCACTCCGCCGACCTCACCGACGCGGACGAGGTCGCGGCCTTGGTGGAGGCGACCGTCGACGAGTTCGGCACGATCGACCACCTCGTGACGAGCGCGGGGGGCCCGCCCTCGGGCGCGTTCCTCGACACCGACGACGAGGACTGGCAGCACGCCTACGACCTGCTCGTGATGAGCGTCGTCCGCCTCGCCCGGGAGTCGTACCCGCACCTCAAGGAGGGCGACGGCGGCACCATCGTCAACATCACCTCCCGCAGCGTGAAGGAGGCGATCGACAGCCTCGTGCTGTCGAACTCGGTCCGGATGAGCGTCATCGGGCTGGAGAAGACCCTCTCGAAGGAGTTCGCGCCGGAGGTGCGCGCGAACGCCGTCCTGCCGGGTCCCCACGAGACGAGCCGGATCCGCGACCTCGTCGAGGCCGCCGTCGAGCGCGGCGACTACGACTCCTACGAGGAGGGGCTCGACGACTGGGCGGGGAATCCGCTCGAACGCATCGGCGACCCGATGGAGCTCGGTAACACGGTCGCGTTCCTCTCGTCGCCGAAGTCGGGGTACGTCAACGGCACCGCCCTCCCGATCGACGGGGGATCGACCGGAGCGAACCTATGA
- a CDS encoding CheF family chemotaxis protein, with the protein MEESVVADFVGRVHAASFGTDEPVTGRILLSQRRLVIATDDGKETVPLSRVFDVVVGSVPGDLRSFFNDSVTVAYERDGSRRTALVEGEPEDMDKFVRLLFKALLRNVTVTVRHPAKVGGRVTDASDHRASVSVSPGEIRFENCPEPFVVDLSAVIDYERTDRTLGGKKRPALVFRHVADGRTVTSIATVPNERALNVLGRYIKIEYDEAMEELDSFDPTEEQLEILVSIYSAGGEANIADVVTGDVTQTSMILDTLREAELVADGESGAALTRKGQMIVSSYLESVNA; encoded by the coding sequence ATGGAGGAGTCCGTCGTCGCCGACTTCGTCGGCCGCGTCCACGCGGCGAGTTTCGGAACCGACGAGCCGGTGACGGGCCGCATTCTGCTGAGCCAGCGGCGGTTGGTCATCGCGACGGACGACGGGAAGGAGACGGTCCCGCTCTCGCGGGTGTTCGACGTCGTCGTCGGGAGCGTCCCGGGCGACCTGCGCTCGTTTTTCAACGACAGCGTCACCGTCGCGTACGAGCGCGACGGGTCGCGGCGAACCGCGCTCGTGGAGGGCGAGCCCGAGGACATGGACAAGTTCGTCAGGCTCCTGTTCAAGGCCCTGCTGCGGAACGTCACCGTCACAGTGCGGCACCCGGCGAAGGTCGGCGGGCGCGTCACGGACGCGAGCGACCACCGCGCCTCGGTGTCGGTGTCGCCGGGCGAGATCCGGTTCGAGAACTGCCCGGAACCGTTCGTCGTCGACCTCTCGGCCGTGATCGACTACGAGCGCACCGACCGCACCCTCGGCGGGAAGAAGCGGCCCGCGCTCGTCTTCCGCCACGTCGCCGACGGCCGGACGGTCACGTCGATCGCGACCGTGCCGAACGAGCGCGCGCTCAACGTCCTCGGCCGGTACATCAAGATCGAGTACGACGAGGCGATGGAGGAGCTCGACTCGTTCGACCCGACCGAAGAGCAACTGGAGATTCTCGTCTCCATCTACTCCGCGGGCGGCGAGGCGAACATCGCGGACGTGGTCACCGGCGACGTCACCCAGACGTCGATGATCCTCGACACGCTCCGAGAGGCCGAGCTCGTCGCCGACGGCGAGAGCGGGGCCGCGCTCACCCGCAAGGGACAGATGATCGTGAGCTCCTACCTCGAATCGGTGAACGCCTGA
- a CDS encoding DUF362 domain-containing protein, with the protein MEFPERSDVDGLIDPQPLPGFARVRYEPRTERLDDPVGTARESLDALDLDDLPAGATVAVGVGSRGIDRIDEVAAGVVDRLDERGFDPVVVPAMGSHGGATPEGQREVLAALGITEESVGAPIDARMAAAELATVSVGDADLPVYFSEAALEADAVLVVNRVKAHTNFTGPIESGLAKMTVVGLGKQRGAKSFHSTAIAEGYVETLTAALDVIERETPIVGGVALVENFEEEIGHVEAVPAGSFLDREPELLERAYDEMPTLPVDDVDLLVVDEIGKEISGAGMDTNVIGRYRVLNAPDPETPDVDLIYVRGLTEATKGNGNGIGLADLTRKRAVDQLDLKKTYANALTSGSLAKSKLPVVAPDDEFALRTALAALGGYDPETVRIVWIRNTQDLGEFRVSEAVVEDLPEAAAVTDREAVAFDAGTAGFEAAADGDSDA; encoded by the coding sequence ATGGAGTTCCCCGAGCGATCCGACGTCGACGGACTCATCGACCCGCAGCCGCTCCCGGGGTTCGCGCGGGTGCGATACGAGCCGCGGACGGAGCGCCTCGACGACCCCGTCGGGACGGCGCGCGAGTCGCTCGACGCGCTCGACCTCGACGACCTCCCGGCGGGCGCGACGGTGGCCGTCGGGGTCGGCAGCCGCGGCATCGACCGCATCGACGAGGTCGCGGCGGGGGTCGTCGACCGTCTCGACGAGCGCGGCTTCGACCCGGTCGTCGTGCCCGCGATGGGCAGCCACGGCGGCGCGACCCCCGAGGGGCAGCGCGAGGTGCTGGCGGCGCTCGGGATCACCGAGGAGTCCGTCGGCGCGCCGATCGACGCGCGCATGGCGGCCGCGGAGCTGGCGACGGTGAGCGTGGGCGACGCCGACCTCCCCGTGTACTTCTCCGAGGCGGCCCTCGAGGCCGACGCCGTGCTCGTCGTGAACCGCGTGAAGGCCCACACCAACTTCACCGGGCCGATCGAGAGCGGGCTCGCGAAGATGACCGTCGTCGGCCTCGGCAAGCAGCGCGGCGCGAAGTCGTTCCACTCGACGGCGATCGCCGAGGGGTACGTCGAGACGCTGACGGCCGCCCTCGACGTGATCGAGCGGGAGACCCCGATCGTCGGCGGCGTCGCGCTCGTCGAGAACTTCGAGGAGGAGATCGGCCACGTGGAGGCCGTCCCCGCGGGGTCGTTCCTCGACCGCGAGCCGGAGCTGCTGGAGCGCGCCTACGACGAGATGCCGACGCTCCCGGTCGACGACGTCGACCTGCTCGTCGTCGACGAGATCGGCAAGGAGATCTCGGGCGCCGGCATGGACACGAACGTCATCGGTCGCTACCGCGTCCTGAACGCGCCCGACCCGGAGACGCCGGACGTCGATCTCATCTACGTGCGGGGGCTCACGGAGGCGACGAAGGGGAACGGCAACGGGATCGGGCTCGCGGACCTCACCCGGAAGCGCGCGGTCGACCAGCTCGACCTGAAGAAGACGTACGCGAACGCGCTCACGAGCGGGTCGCTCGCGAAGTCGAAGCTCCCAGTGGTGGCGCCCGACGACGAGTTCGCGCTCCGGACCGCGCTGGCGGCGCTGGGCGGCTACGACCCCGAGACGGTCCGGATCGTCTGGATCCGGAACACGCAGGACCTCGGCGAGTTCCGCGTCTCCGAGGCCGTGGTCGAGGACCTCCCCGAGGCGGCGGCGGTGACCGACCGCGAGGCGGTGGCGTTCGACGCGGGGACGGCGGGGTTCGAGGCGGCGGCCGACGGCGACTCGGACGCGTAG
- a CDS encoding TAXI family TRAP transporter solute-binding subunit yields the protein MSENSIDRRKFLYGTGAVGITGLAGCSGNGGDGGDGGDGGDGSDGSDGSDGSDGSDGGSEELSLRVGTSAGGTQDVGLAVERAVSQESDTLDYSTIESPGYIGTIYRMAQNQFNAGITDNNSLNKALDDRGRFSEQSVSRIPQYGFGAFPYSIYVVARADTDIETFDDLAGKNVYPAEPGYSTRATTLDVWSQDPTADVYDQMNIQNMGVGDAPGAMEEGTIDASIAYGAPGVRYTGFVQEMASRVDLSYVEPTDALIESAESYSGAGTTRTPYSDWQIAGTDIGTDEVFTWDLEVNYTFNPEANPDAVYELCRVVHEHNDVVNNGEAQFNDYDSAEEMLAYAQERIPVHPGAVQYYKDNDAWDDSLQEGDTA from the coding sequence ATGTCTGAGAACTCAATCGATCGGCGGAAGTTCCTGTACGGTACCGGCGCAGTAGGCATCACCGGACTGGCCGGCTGTAGCGGCAACGGCGGTGACGGAGGAGACGGCGGTGACGGAGGAGACGGCTCCGACGGATCCGACGGGTCTGACGGTTCGGACGGCTCCGACGGCGGCAGCGAGGAACTCTCGCTCCGCGTCGGCACGTCCGCCGGCGGGACCCAGGACGTCGGGCTCGCCGTCGAACGTGCCGTCAGCCAGGAGAGCGACACTCTCGACTACTCGACCATCGAGAGCCCCGGCTACATCGGGACCATCTATCGGATGGCCCAGAACCAGTTCAACGCCGGTATCACCGACAACAACTCCCTCAACAAGGCGCTCGACGACCGCGGCCGGTTCTCCGAGCAGTCGGTTTCCCGCATCCCTCAGTACGGGTTCGGCGCGTTCCCGTACAGCATCTACGTCGTCGCCCGCGCCGACACGGACATCGAGACGTTCGACGACCTCGCCGGGAAGAACGTCTACCCCGCCGAGCCGGGGTACTCGACGCGCGCGACGACCCTCGACGTCTGGTCGCAGGATCCGACCGCGGACGTCTACGACCAGATGAACATCCAGAACATGGGCGTCGGTGACGCGCCCGGCGCGATGGAGGAGGGCACCATCGACGCGTCCATCGCGTACGGCGCGCCGGGCGTTCGCTACACCGGCTTCGTTCAGGAGATGGCCTCCCGCGTCGACCTCAGCTACGTCGAACCGACGGACGCGCTCATCGAGTCCGCGGAGTCGTACTCCGGCGCCGGCACGACCCGAACACCCTACAGCGACTGGCAGATCGCGGGCACCGACATCGGCACCGACGAGGTGTTCACCTGGGACCTCGAGGTCAACTACACGTTTAACCCCGAGGCCAACCCGGACGCCGTCTACGAGCTCTGCCGCGTCGTCCACGAGCACAACGACGTCGTCAACAACGGGGAAGCGCAGTTCAACGACTACGACTCCGCCGAGGAGATGCTCGCCTACGCGCAGGAGCGCATCCCCGTCCATCCCGGTGCAGTCCAGTACTACAAGGACAACGACGCCTGGGACGACAGCCTCCAAGAGGGCGACACGGCGTAA
- a CDS encoding cupin domain-containing protein, whose amino-acid sequence MKPVAFDEAETYEPDEGWRRVSMAGSDRFSFEWFEKPPGHSSPMHDHENEQVCLCLEGELTVVSEDDEVTLQKNDSVLLESNEPHRVENTGDERAVGLDVFAPGRSFDFWTDREE is encoded by the coding sequence ATGAAGCCGGTCGCGTTCGACGAGGCGGAGACGTACGAGCCCGACGAGGGCTGGCGGCGCGTGTCGATGGCGGGCAGCGACCGCTTCTCCTTCGAGTGGTTCGAGAAGCCGCCGGGTCACAGCTCCCCGATGCACGACCACGAGAACGAGCAGGTGTGCCTCTGCTTGGAGGGCGAGCTGACCGTCGTCTCCGAGGACGACGAAGTGACCCTTCAGAAGAACGACTCCGTGCTCTTGGAGTCGAACGAGCCTCACAGGGTCGAGAACACCGGCGACGAGCGCGCGGTCGGCCTCGACGTGTTCGCGCCCGGGCGCTCGTTCGACTTCTGGACGGACCGGGAGGAGTGA
- a CDS encoding universal stress protein — protein MYRVLLPVGGETEHAPAAADAVASLPNAAEEVEAVLLNVYEGFEVSGEGGRVDSEDVWDEENYPEAVAAVEARLAETGVATSKRREHGDPAETIIEVAEELDVDNITMSGRRRSPTGKMLFGSTTQSVLLAADRPVTVILDE, from the coding sequence ATGTACCGGGTACTGCTGCCGGTCGGGGGAGAGACAGAACACGCGCCGGCCGCCGCGGACGCGGTCGCGTCGCTTCCGAACGCCGCCGAGGAGGTCGAGGCGGTGCTGCTCAACGTCTACGAGGGGTTCGAGGTCAGCGGCGAGGGGGGCCGCGTCGACTCCGAGGACGTGTGGGACGAGGAGAACTACCCAGAGGCCGTCGCCGCCGTCGAAGCCCGACTGGCGGAGACCGGGGTCGCGACGTCGAAGCGGCGCGAGCACGGCGACCCCGCGGAGACGATCATCGAGGTCGCCGAGGAGCTCGACGTCGACAACATCACGATGAGCGGGCGGCGCCGGAGCCCGACCGGCAAGATGCTGTTCGGGAGCACGACGCAGTCGGTGCTGCTCGCGGCCGACCGTCCGGTGACGGTGATCCTCGACGAGTGA